Proteins encoded in a region of the Desulfobaccales bacterium genome:
- a CDS encoding MMPL family transporter encodes MAKITSPAPDGRWTALIKRLAWPIIIVSLILTGLSVYYSLTHLHFSLSRTELVASDLHLIRLTQELEREFGERDQFVVVVENRDKAQSIAFAEALAARLRQHQVRFPEIFYRVDPQPFRKWALQYLDRPDLQELKTKLTEHRHILEAIAAEPTLTRFFQEVNQEITRAMISEVFTSFLEEKEEEPIPDLTLFNATLRELERSLTGQGAYRTPLKTLLPGDLGDISQEGYFFTDNDKYLLFLVTTRQDGFTNTHEDLEFLRAEVAAVKAQFPDAVVGVTGPAALSADEMAGAFADINLASWLSFFLQVAVMVLFFRSLKRPLVQGIVLAVGIAWTMGVATLVVGRLNILSIVFAPLMLGICVDFGIHWYSRLEEEQGSLPYCHDLIFERTVKGANPGNFYAALAALFSILPLAFTGFQGLAELGIIVSLGILVYLVAIFVLLPALAYVTEGCRRRQDRTEPPPPSAPEPFFSLNWAKPEVVVALGLIVTVLGSISLWYVPFDLNPLRLQNQRTESVVWEMKILQESRYSSSYGTMVSTDLADLPRKVEELKAKPTVSHVESILSFLPKEPESKLPLIQELAPILTRVSFAPEAVSDRPVDLTELGAILGRIRFKLSQAKESDWKPEAKPAQEQLDEANLLLARLVPLIQAGGPDLPARALDFQRHLFADFRDKWDLLVSNLGSGTPTIADLPQAVRQRFVSPQNHYLIRIFPSIDIWDPEPLGRFVADLQSVDPNVVGDPVLLYVFNFAFKNACLWAAGVALLAIFLLLWFLLRSLSFALLALIPLFVGTALTLCLMWLLGLTFNQANVLFLPLILGEGIEYGIIILVRWKLEASARAITLPRSTAKGVALAALTTAFGFGSMMISGHRGTFSLGLLSTVGSLSVLVAALTVLPAFLRVLERVLVPRPVPCPRALASTDD; translated from the coding sequence GTGGCCAAGATTACCTCGCCTGCACCTGACGGCCGGTGGACGGCGCTCATCAAGCGCCTGGCCTGGCCCATCATCATCGTCAGCCTGATCCTCACCGGGCTGTCGGTTTACTATTCCCTCACCCACCTGCACTTTTCCCTCAGCCGCACCGAGCTGGTGGCCAGCGACCTGCATCTCATCCGCCTCACCCAGGAGCTGGAGCGGGAATTCGGGGAGCGGGACCAGTTCGTGGTGGTGGTGGAAAACCGGGACAAAGCCCAATCCATCGCCTTTGCCGAAGCGCTGGCGGCCCGGCTGCGCCAGCATCAGGTCCGTTTTCCGGAAATCTTCTATCGCGTCGATCCCCAGCCTTTTCGAAAATGGGCCCTGCAGTATCTGGACCGCCCGGACCTGCAGGAGCTTAAGACCAAGCTCACCGAGCACCGGCATATCTTGGAGGCCATCGCCGCCGAGCCCACCCTGACCCGGTTCTTCCAGGAAGTGAACCAGGAAATCACCCGGGCCATGATCAGCGAGGTCTTCACCTCCTTCCTGGAGGAGAAGGAGGAGGAGCCCATCCCGGATCTCACCCTGTTCAACGCCACCCTGCGGGAGCTGGAGCGCAGCCTCACCGGCCAAGGGGCGTACCGCACCCCCTTAAAGACCCTGCTCCCCGGGGACCTGGGGGATATCAGCCAGGAAGGCTACTTTTTCACTGACAACGACAAGTATCTCCTCTTTCTGGTGACCACCCGGCAGGACGGCTTCACCAATACCCATGAGGACTTGGAGTTTCTGCGCGCTGAGGTGGCGGCGGTCAAGGCCCAGTTCCCCGACGCCGTGGTGGGGGTCACCGGGCCCGCGGCCCTGTCTGCGGATGAAATGGCGGGGGCCTTCGCCGACATCAACCTGGCCTCCTGGCTCTCCTTCTTCCTCCAGGTGGCCGTCATGGTGCTCTTCTTCCGGAGCCTTAAAAGGCCCCTGGTGCAGGGCATCGTCCTGGCGGTGGGCATCGCCTGGACCATGGGGGTGGCCACCCTGGTGGTGGGCCGCCTCAACATCCTGTCCATCGTCTTTGCCCCCCTGATGCTGGGCATCTGTGTGGATTTCGGCATCCACTGGTATTCCCGCCTGGAGGAGGAGCAGGGGAGCCTGCCGTATTGCCATGATCTGATCTTCGAGCGCACCGTCAAGGGCGCCAATCCGGGGAACTTTTACGCCGCCTTGGCGGCCCTGTTCTCCATCCTGCCCCTGGCCTTCACCGGCTTTCAGGGGTTGGCGGAGCTGGGTATCATCGTCTCTTTGGGGATTCTGGTCTATCTAGTGGCCATCTTTGTGCTGCTCCCCGCCCTGGCCTATGTCACCGAAGGCTGCCGGCGTCGCCAGGACCGCACCGAACCCCCGCCCCCCTCCGCCCCGGAGCCGTTTTTCTCTTTGAACTGGGCCAAGCCGGAAGTGGTGGTCGCCTTAGGGCTGATCGTCACCGTTTTGGGAAGCATCAGCCTCTGGTACGTGCCCTTCGACCTCAACCCCTTACGCCTGCAGAACCAGCGCACCGAATCGGTGGTCTGGGAGATGAAGATCCTGCAGGAGTCCCGCTACTCCAGCTCGTATGGCACCATGGTCTCCACCGACCTGGCGGACCTGCCCCGGAAGGTGGAGGAGCTGAAGGCCAAGCCCACGGTCTCCCATGTGGAGTCCATCCTTTCCTTTTTGCCCAAGGAGCCGGAGAGCAAACTCCCCCTCATCCAGGAGCTGGCCCCCATCCTCACCCGGGTGAGCTTTGCCCCGGAGGCGGTGAGCGACCGGCCGGTGGACCTGACGGAGCTGGGCGCAATCCTGGGCCGCATCCGCTTCAAACTCAGCCAGGCCAAGGAGAGCGACTGGAAGCCCGAGGCCAAGCCTGCCCAGGAGCAACTGGATGAGGCCAACCTGCTCCTGGCCCGGCTGGTGCCCCTCATTCAGGCCGGCGGTCCGGACCTCCCCGCCCGGGCCCTGGATTTTCAGCGGCATCTCTTCGCCGACTTCCGGGACAAGTGGGACCTCCTGGTGAGCAATCTGGGCTCCGGCACCCCCACCATCGCCGACCTGCCCCAGGCGGTACGGCAGCGCTTCGTCAGCCCCCAGAACCACTATCTCATCCGCATCTTCCCGTCCATCGACATCTGGGACCCTGAACCTTTGGGCCGCTTCGTGGCCGACCTCCAGAGCGTGGATCCCAATGTGGTGGGTGATCCGGTGCTGCTCTACGTCTTCAATTTCGCCTTTAAAAACGCCTGTTTGTGGGCCGCGGGGGTGGCTCTGCTGGCCATCTTCTTGTTGCTTTGGTTTCTCCTCCGGAGTCTCAGCTTTGCCCTGCTGGCCCTCATCCCCCTGTTTGTGGGCACGGCCCTCACTCTTTGCCTCATGTGGCTTCTGGGCCTGACCTTCAATCAGGCCAATGTGCTCTTTTTGCCCTTGATCCTGGGGGAAGGCATCGAATACGGCATCATCATCCTGGTGCGCTGGAAGCTGGAGGCTTCTGCCCGGGCCATCACCCTGCCCCGCAGCACCGCCAAGGGTGTGGCCCTGGCCGCCCTCACCACCGCCTTCGGGTTCGGGAGCATGATGATTTCCGGGCACCGTGGGACCTTCAGCCTGGGCCTCCTTTCCACCGTAGGCAGCTTGAGCGTCCTGGTGGCGGCCCTGACGGTCCTGCCGGCTTTCTTGCGGGTCCTGGAGCGGGTGCTGGTGCCGAGGCCGGTGCCTTGCCCCCGGGCCTTGGCCTCCACAGACGATTAA
- a CDS encoding ABC transporter substrate-binding protein, giving the protein MTMKFRGKTLLIALLVLAVALPAWAGPPTDYVRGILEEVIRIQNDPAMEKTRAEAIRRIIQKNFDFPRMAQDSLGAAYGRLSPGQRQEFERLFAALFQDSYTRLVLNFLKRETVTYHRETVEGNRAKVFTTLVRTNETIPVDYLMHTRSSSFVLYDVIVDGVSILDNYKRQFAQVISTKSFDFLLERMRTQYKAIQ; this is encoded by the coding sequence ATGACCATGAAATTTCGGGGGAAAACCCTGCTCATCGCCCTGCTGGTCCTGGCTGTGGCCCTGCCCGCCTGGGCCGGCCCGCCCACCGACTACGTCCGGGGTATTCTGGAGGAGGTCATCCGCATCCAGAACGACCCGGCCATGGAAAAGACCCGGGCCGAGGCCATCCGCCGCATCATCCAGAAAAACTTTGACTTCCCCCGCATGGCCCAGGACTCCCTGGGAGCCGCCTACGGCCGCCTGAGTCCCGGCCAGCGCCAGGAGTTTGAGCGCCTCTTCGCCGCCCTCTTTCAAGATTCTTACACCCGCCTGGTGCTCAATTTCCTGAAGCGGGAAACCGTCACCTACCACCGGGAGACCGTGGAGGGCAACCGGGCCAAGGTCTTCACCACCCTGGTGCGCACCAACGAGACCATCCCGGTGGATTACCTCATGCACACCCGCAGCAGCTCTTTTGTTCTCTATGACGTCATCGTGGACGGGGTGAGCATCCTGGACAACTACAAGCGCCAGTTTGCCCAGGTGATCAGCACCAAGTCCTTCGATTTTCTCCTGGAGCGGATGCGCACCCAGTACAAGGCCATCCAGTGA